The Thermoplasmata archaeon DNA segment GAGGGCCATCAGGTGGACGAACTTGTTGAGCAGCTCGTCCTTCGCGGCGATGGCCTGCGCACCGTTCCTCGTCGGCGTGGCCGTGAACCGGTACTCGGCCCGTGCCCCCAGTTGGACCACATGCCACGGGAGGCCCGCGCCACCGACCGCAGACCGGACGCCGTCGGCCCACCGTGTCGCGAGCGGGATCATACGATCGTACGCGCGCTTCGTGATCACCTTCTCCAAGGTCGCGCGCATCGCCGCGAGGGCGAAGGCGTTGCCGGTGAGGGTGCCCCCGAGTCCGTTGACCCCGGTCGTCCCCGCGAGCATGTTCTCGATCGTCCGGTCGTACACCTCCTGGCTGGCTCCGAACGCCGCGGCGGGAATGCCTCCCGCCACGGGCTTGCCCAGGGTGACCATGTCGGGCTCGAGCTTGTGCGCCCCAGTATAGCCTCCAGGCCCCGCACACCAGGTGTGGGTCTCGTCGACGATCCAGACCGTCCCCGTCCGCCGCGTGGTCTCTCGAACGCCATCGAGGTATCCGGGCTCGGGGAGTACGATGCCGCAGTTCGTGAGCGCGGGCTCCATGAGGACCGCGGCGATATCTCGGGGCGCGAGGGCCGCCTCCAGCATCGGCAGGTCGTTGAACTCGATCACACGAGTCGTGAGGTCGGGGTCCACGGGAGGCGGCATGGCTCCTTCCCGCGGCGTGACCTTTCCGTCGACCAACCGGACGAGGGTCTCGTCCACGGTGCCGTGGTAGCACCCGTTGAACACGAGGATCTTGCGGCGCCCTGTGGCCTCCCGCGC contains these protein-coding regions:
- a CDS encoding aspartate aminotransferase family protein, yielding MSTVDRVRMQAVLADEERRFVRDHPKSRRLFERARKSMIGGVPMNWMIEWPGPFPLFAKEAKGATITDVEGHRYIDFCLGDTGAMFGHAPSATVAAAIRQMRRGITTMLPTEDSIWVGQELARRFRVPYWQVAMTATDANRFALRMAREATGRRKILVFNGCYHGTVDETLVRLVDGKVTPREGAMPPPVDPDLTTRVIEFNDLPMLEAALAPRDIAAVLMEPALTNCGIVLPEPGYLDGVRETTRRTGTVWIVDETHTWCAGPGGYTGAHKLEPDMVTLGKPVAGGIPAAAFGASQEVYDRTIENMLAGTTGVNGLGGTLTGNAFALAAMRATLEKVITKRAYDRMIPLATRWADGVRSAVGGAGLPWHVVQLGARAEYRFTATPTRNGAQAIAAKDELLNKFVHLMALNRRILLTPFHNMALMCPATTRAQVDRHTDVFLETVAALAG